A window of Haliscomenobacter hydrossis DSM 1100 contains these coding sequences:
- a CDS encoding phage tail protein, with protein sequence MKYLYFFCFLLFFIAGLNAQNSGRGFSYQAVARGSDGQVKAKEHIEIQFTLLTNAQAVTASWQETQMATTDEFGIFSMTIGKGIKSGGTVAKFTDVNFAASEFWLKVELKDKGTWQEISKTQLLSVPYAEVAGNAQPAPTGSIIAFAGQKDKVPTGWLLCDGRELSRTDNAALYAIIGTSWGQGNGSTTFRLPDLRGLFLRGVSDGRHDDDTNSRAAMYPGGNTNNNVGSFQAESFRSHNHSGTTQANGAHSHRVFTRANVGSPTLNVDALESGNLSQWAETSTDGLHTHNFTTSTVGGNETRPDNAYVNYIIKL encoded by the coding sequence ATGAAATACCTGTACTTTTTTTGCTTTCTTCTTTTCTTCATTGCGGGCTTAAATGCCCAAAACTCAGGCAGAGGTTTCAGCTACCAGGCCGTCGCACGCGGATCGGACGGACAGGTAAAAGCCAAAGAACACATTGAAATTCAGTTTACTTTGTTGACCAATGCGCAAGCTGTTACTGCTTCTTGGCAAGAAACTCAAATGGCGACGACTGATGAGTTTGGTATATTTTCCATGACCATTGGCAAGGGCATCAAGTCAGGGGGCACGGTGGCGAAATTCACCGATGTCAACTTCGCTGCGTCTGAATTTTGGCTCAAAGTAGAACTAAAAGATAAAGGCACCTGGCAGGAAATCAGCAAGACCCAACTCTTAAGTGTACCCTATGCAGAAGTTGCTGGGAATGCTCAACCTGCTCCAACGGGTAGTATCATAGCTTTTGCCGGGCAGAAGGATAAAGTACCTACTGGTTGGTTATTGTGTGATGGCAGAGAACTAAGCCGTACGGATAATGCAGCTCTTTATGCCATTATCGGAACATCATGGGGCCAAGGGAATGGTTCAACTACATTTAGACTACCCGATTTAAGGGGACTATTTTTACGTGGTGTAAGTGATGGGCGACACGATGACGACACAAATAGTAGAGCGGCTATGTATCCGGGCGGCAACACAAATAATAATGTGGGAAGTTTTCAAGCAGAAAGTTTTAGAAGTCACAATCATTCTGGTACAACTCAAGCCAATGGAGCACATTCACATAGGGTATTTACTAGGGCAAATGTTGGAAGTCCAACCCTAAATGTAGATGCACTTGAATCAGGAAATCTAAGTCAATGGGCCGAAACAAGTACAGATGGATTGCACACCCACAATTTTACAACGAGTACGGTTGGCGGCAATGAAACTCGTCCCGACAACGCCTACGTCAACTACATCATCAAACTATAA